The following are from one region of the Georgenia sp. M64 genome:
- the rplA gene encoding 50S ribosomal protein L1 has product MATRSKNYRKAAEKIHGGELYSPLQAVRLAKDSATTKFDSTVEVVFRLGVDPRKADQMVRGTVNLPHGTGKTARVLVFAVGDRAQQALDAGADEVGGDELIEKVAAGYTDFDAAVATPDLMGKVGRLGRVLGPRGLMPNPKTGTVTMDVTKAVSDIKGGRIEFRVDKHANLHFIIGKASFDEKLLVENYAAAQEEILRLKPASSKGRYITKATLTTTMGPGIPLDATKTRNLTSEDAS; this is encoded by the coding sequence ATCCACGGCGGCGAGCTCTACTCGCCGCTCCAGGCCGTGCGCCTGGCCAAGGACAGCGCCACCACCAAGTTCGACTCCACCGTCGAGGTCGTCTTCCGCCTCGGCGTCGACCCCCGCAAGGCGGACCAGATGGTGCGTGGCACCGTCAACCTGCCGCACGGCACCGGCAAGACCGCTCGGGTCCTGGTCTTCGCCGTCGGTGACCGCGCGCAGCAGGCGCTGGACGCCGGGGCCGACGAGGTCGGTGGCGACGAGCTCATCGAGAAGGTCGCGGCCGGGTACACCGACTTCGACGCGGCCGTGGCGACCCCCGACCTCATGGGCAAGGTCGGCCGCCTCGGCCGGGTGCTCGGTCCCCGTGGCCTCATGCCGAACCCGAAGACCGGCACCGTGACGATGGACGTGACCAAGGCCGTGTCCGACATCAAGGGCGGCCGCATCGAGTTCCGTGTCGACAAGCACGCGAACCTGCACTTCATCATCGGCAAGGCCAGCTTCGACGAGAAGTTGCTCGTGGAGAACTACGCCGCCGCGCAGGAGGAGATCCTGCGCCTCAAGCCGGCCAGCTCCAAGGGTCGCTACATCACCAAGGCGACGCTGACCACCACGATGGGCCCGGGCATCCCGCTCGACGCCACCAAGACGCGCAACCTCACCTCCGAGGACGCGTCCTGA
- a CDS encoding transposase, translating into MFTNTIPAARERWVVGLDVHARSISASALDLLTGELINARLAADPATALRFVTGLGADSAVAYEAGPTGFGLARALDQAAIRCVVAAPSKIARAPGDRVKTDKRDATLLARRLAAGDLTAVRVPSPTEEAARDLTRAHEDARADLMSARHRASKLLLRHGIVYSGGAPGAGTITPGWPAPTSTSPPPKTPSRTPTNKSCCSRSARGTSPPRSPTWPPTASSPTSSTPWAACAASPCSPRCSWP; encoded by the coding sequence GTGTTCACCAACACTATCCCCGCCGCTCGTGAGCGGTGGGTCGTGGGCCTGGACGTCCACGCCCGTTCGATCAGCGCGTCCGCGCTGGACCTGCTCACCGGGGAGCTGATCAACGCCCGCCTGGCCGCCGACCCCGCCACGGCGTTGAGGTTCGTCACCGGCCTCGGCGCAGACTCGGCGGTGGCCTACGAGGCCGGCCCGACCGGGTTCGGCCTGGCCCGGGCCCTGGACCAGGCCGCGATCCGGTGCGTGGTCGCGGCGCCGTCGAAGATCGCCCGCGCCCCGGGTGATCGGGTCAAGACCGACAAGCGTGACGCGACCCTGCTCGCCCGTCGCCTCGCGGCCGGGGACCTGACCGCGGTGCGAGTGCCGTCCCCGACCGAGGAAGCCGCCCGCGACCTGACCCGTGCCCATGAGGACGCTCGCGCGGACCTGATGAGCGCCCGGCACCGGGCGTCCAAGCTGCTCCTGCGCCACGGCATCGTCTACTCCGGGGGAGCACCTGGAGCCGGGACCATCACGCCTGGCTGGCCCGCACCCACCTCGACCAGCCCCCCGCCCAAGACGCCTTCGAGGACGCCTACCAACAAGTCCTGCTGCTCGAGGTCCGCAAGAGGAACCTCGCCGCCAAGATCACCCACCTGGCCACCAACAGCGAGTTCACCGACGTCGTCCACGCCCTGGGCTGCCTGCGCGGCATCTCCGTGCTCACCGCGATGTTCCTGGCCGTAG
- the rplJ gene encoding 50S ribosomal protein L10 — MARPDKAAAVAELTEQLRGSSAVLLTEYRGLSVAQLKQLRRSLSGHATYAVVKNTLTAIAAKEAGLDSLEDELSGPTAAAFVTGEPVEAAKSMRDFAKANPQLVIKGGVLEGRKLSAADVTKLADLESRDVLLGKAAGAFKAALFGAAYLFTAPATQAVRTIEALREKQAAEA, encoded by the coding sequence ATGGCGAGGCCTGACAAGGCGGCAGCGGTCGCCGAGCTCACGGAGCAGCTCCGTGGGTCGAGCGCCGTACTGCTGACCGAGTACCGCGGGCTCAGCGTCGCCCAGCTCAAGCAGCTGCGCCGCTCGCTCAGCGGGCACGCAACCTACGCCGTGGTGAAGAACACGCTGACGGCCATCGCGGCGAAGGAGGCCGGCCTCGACTCCCTCGAGGACGAGCTGTCCGGCCCGACGGCAGCCGCCTTCGTGACCGGTGAGCCGGTCGAGGCGGCCAAGTCGATGCGCGACTTCGCCAAGGCGAACCCCCAGCTGGTGATCAAGGGTGGTGTCCTGGAGGGTCGCAAGCTCTCCGCCGCGGACGTCACCAAGCTCGCCGACCTGGAGTCCCGCGACGTGCTGCTGGGCAAGGCGGCCGGAGCTTTCAAGGCTGCGCTCTTCGGTGCTGCCTACCTCTTCACCGCGCCGGCCACCCAGGCCGTCCGCACCATCGAGGCCCTGCGCGAGAAGCAGGCCGCCGAGGCCTGA
- the rplL gene encoding 50S ribosomal protein L7/L12, whose protein sequence is MAKLTTDELIEAFKELTLIELSEFVKQFEETFEVTAAAPVAVAAAGAPAGGAAAEEVEEKSEFDVVLESVGDKKIQVIKEVRALTSLGLKEAKDLVDGAPKAVLEGVSQEAADKAKEQLEAAGATVTLK, encoded by the coding sequence ATGGCGAAGCTCACCACCGACGAGCTCATCGAGGCTTTCAAGGAGCTCACCCTCATCGAGCTCTCCGAGTTCGTGAAGCAGTTCGAGGAGACCTTCGAGGTCACCGCCGCCGCTCCCGTCGCCGTCGCCGCCGCTGGCGCGCCGGCCGGTGGCGCTGCCGCCGAGGAGGTCGAGGAGAAGTCGGAGTTCGACGTCGTCCTCGAGTCCGTCGGCGACAAGAAGATCCAGGTCATCAAGGAGGTCCGTGCGCTGACCTCCCTCGGCCTGAAGGAGGCCAAGGACCTCGTCGACGGCGCCCCCAAGGCCGTCCTTGAGGGCGTCTCCCAGGAGGCCGCGGACAAGGCCAAGGAGCAGCTCGAGGCCGCCGGCGCCACCGTCACCCTCAAGTGA
- the rpoB gene encoding DNA-directed RNA polymerase subunit beta, whose translation MAASRTSSAPTADAIANRTASRRVSFAKIHEPLQAPNLLGLQTESFDWLLGNDAWRGRVAAAAEIGDTNVPSTSGLEEIFAEISPIEDFGQSMSLSFRDHRFEPPKYTAEECKEKDFTYAAPLFVTAEFVNYTTGEIKSQTVFMGDFPLMTERGTFIINGTERVVVSQLVRSPGVYFEKLADKTSDKDIFTTKVIPSRGAWLEFEIDKRDAVGVRIDRKRKQSVTVFLRALGMTESEIRDEFADYPVLLETLEKDNVHTQDEALLDIYRKIRPGEPPTVEAGRTLLENYYFNPKRYDLAKVGRYKINKKLGLTADLGESVLRIDDVTAAIKYILALHKGVEELPGTRNGEPVQLRVETDDIDHFGNRRIRAVGELIQNQVRTGLSRMERVVRERMTTQDVEAITPQTLINIRPVVASIKEFFGTSQLSQFMDQNNPLAGLTHKRRLSALGPGGLSRDRAGMEVRDVHPSHYGRMCPIETPEGPNIGLIGSLATFARINPFGFVETPYRKVTGGRVTDEVVYLTADDEDRHVIAQASAPLDDNGTFVEDRVLCRLSGGEPALVAADEVDYMDVSARQMVSVATAMIPFLEHDDANRALMGANMQRQAVPLLRSEAPLVGTGMERRAAVDAGDVVVATKPGVVTEVSADAIHVAGDDGTTQVYRVAKFRRSNQGNSYNQRSLVEEGARVEVGSVLADGPATDEGELALGKNLLVAFMSWEGYNFEDAIILSQRIVADDVLTSIHIEEHEVDARETKLGPEEITRDIPNVSEDVLADLDERGIIRIGAEVSSGDILVGKVTPKGETELTSEERLLRAIFGEKAREVRDTSLKVPHGESGIVIGVREFSADNDDELPPGVNQMVRVYIAQRRKITDGDKLAGRHGNKGVISKILPIEDMPFLPDGTPVDIILNPLGVPGRMNVGQVLELHLGWIAAQGWDVTEAARAAEEWTKNLPPEALTADPRTPVATPVFDGLQPEELQGMLAHTLPGPSGERMVGTDGKAQLFDGRSGEPFPEAISVGYMYILKLHHLVDDKIHARSTGPYSMITQQPLGGKAQFGGQRFGEMEVWALEAYGAAYALQELLTIKSDDVTGRVKVYEAIVKGENIPEPGIPESFKVLIKEMRSLCLNVEALDADGNAIELRDADDEVYRAAEELGIDLSRRPDASSVDEL comes from the coding sequence TTGGCTGCCTCGCGCACCTCTTCCGCACCTACTGCTGACGCTATCGCCAACCGCACGGCCTCGCGCCGTGTCTCCTTCGCCAAGATCCACGAGCCGCTCCAGGCCCCGAACCTCCTCGGCCTGCAGACCGAGAGCTTCGACTGGCTCCTCGGCAACGACGCCTGGCGCGGTCGCGTCGCGGCGGCGGCCGAGATCGGCGACACCAACGTACCGTCCACCTCCGGTCTGGAGGAGATCTTTGCAGAGATCTCCCCGATCGAGGACTTCGGGCAGTCGATGTCGCTCTCGTTCCGCGACCACCGCTTCGAGCCCCCGAAGTACACCGCGGAGGAGTGCAAGGAGAAGGACTTCACCTACGCGGCACCGCTGTTCGTGACGGCGGAGTTCGTCAACTACACCACCGGCGAGATCAAGTCGCAGACGGTGTTCATGGGCGACTTCCCGCTCATGACCGAGCGCGGCACCTTCATCATCAACGGCACCGAGCGTGTCGTCGTCTCGCAGCTCGTCCGGTCCCCGGGCGTGTACTTCGAGAAGCTCGCGGACAAGACCTCCGACAAGGACATCTTCACCACGAAGGTGATCCCGTCCCGCGGCGCGTGGCTCGAGTTCGAGATCGACAAGCGCGACGCCGTCGGCGTGCGCATCGACCGCAAGCGCAAGCAGTCCGTCACGGTCTTCCTGCGCGCCCTGGGCATGACCGAGTCCGAGATCCGCGACGAGTTCGCCGACTACCCGGTCCTGCTCGAGACCCTGGAGAAGGACAACGTCCACACCCAGGACGAGGCGCTGCTGGACATCTACCGCAAGATCCGCCCGGGCGAGCCGCCCACGGTCGAGGCCGGCCGGACCCTGCTGGAGAACTACTACTTCAACCCCAAGCGCTACGACCTGGCCAAGGTCGGCCGCTACAAGATCAACAAGAAGCTCGGCCTCACGGCCGACCTGGGCGAGTCGGTGCTGCGCATCGACGACGTCACCGCCGCGATCAAGTACATCCTCGCCCTGCACAAGGGTGTGGAGGAGCTCCCGGGCACCCGCAACGGCGAGCCCGTGCAGCTGCGCGTCGAGACCGACGACATCGACCACTTCGGCAACCGCCGCATCCGCGCCGTGGGCGAGCTCATCCAGAACCAGGTCCGCACGGGCCTGTCCCGGATGGAGCGCGTCGTCCGCGAGCGGATGACCACCCAGGACGTCGAGGCGATCACGCCGCAGACCCTGATCAACATCCGCCCCGTGGTGGCCTCGATCAAGGAGTTCTTCGGCACCTCCCAGCTGTCGCAGTTCATGGACCAGAACAACCCGCTCGCGGGCCTGACGCACAAGCGGCGTCTGTCGGCCCTCGGCCCGGGTGGTCTCTCCCGTGACCGCGCCGGCATGGAGGTCCGTGACGTCCACCCGTCGCACTACGGCCGCATGTGCCCCATCGAGACCCCCGAGGGCCCGAACATCGGTCTCATCGGCTCGCTGGCGACGTTCGCCCGCATCAACCCCTTCGGCTTCGTCGAGACCCCGTACCGCAAGGTCACCGGGGGCCGCGTCACCGACGAGGTCGTCTACCTCACCGCCGACGACGAGGACCGGCACGTCATCGCGCAGGCCTCGGCCCCGCTCGACGACAACGGCACCTTCGTCGAGGACCGCGTGCTGTGCCGCCTCTCCGGCGGTGAGCCGGCCCTCGTGGCCGCCGACGAGGTCGACTACATGGACGTCTCCGCGCGCCAGATGGTCTCGGTCGCGACGGCGATGATCCCCTTCCTCGAGCACGACGACGCCAACCGTGCGCTCATGGGCGCCAACATGCAGCGTCAGGCGGTCCCGCTGCTGCGCAGCGAGGCCCCGCTCGTGGGCACCGGCATGGAGCGGCGCGCCGCGGTGGACGCCGGGGACGTCGTCGTGGCCACCAAGCCTGGCGTCGTCACCGAGGTCTCCGCCGACGCGATCCACGTCGCGGGCGACGACGGGACCACGCAGGTCTACCGCGTGGCCAAGTTCCGTCGCTCGAACCAGGGCAACTCCTACAACCAGCGCTCGCTGGTGGAGGAGGGCGCCCGGGTCGAGGTCGGCTCCGTGCTGGCCGACGGTCCCGCCACCGACGAGGGCGAGCTCGCCCTGGGCAAGAACCTCCTCGTGGCGTTCATGTCCTGGGAGGGCTACAACTTCGAGGACGCCATCATCCTGTCCCAGCGCATCGTGGCCGACGACGTGCTCACCTCGATCCACATCGAGGAGCACGAGGTCGACGCCCGCGAGACCAAGCTGGGCCCGGAGGAGATCACCCGGGACATCCCCAACGTCTCCGAGGACGTCCTGGCCGACCTCGACGAGCGCGGCATCATCCGCATCGGCGCCGAGGTCAGCTCCGGCGACATCCTCGTCGGCAAGGTCACGCCCAAAGGCGAGACCGAGCTGACGAGCGAGGAGCGGCTGCTCCGGGCGATCTTCGGCGAGAAGGCCCGCGAGGTGCGCGACACCTCGCTCAAGGTGCCCCACGGCGAGTCCGGCATCGTCATCGGCGTGCGCGAGTTCTCCGCGGACAACGACGACGAGCTGCCCCCGGGCGTGAACCAGATGGTGCGCGTCTACATCGCCCAGCGCCGCAAGATCACCGACGGCGACAAGCTCGCCGGCCGTCACGGCAACAAGGGCGTCATCTCCAAGATCCTGCCGATCGAGGACATGCCCTTCCTGCCCGACGGGACCCCGGTCGACATCATCCTCAACCCGCTCGGTGTGCCCGGCCGCATGAACGTCGGCCAGGTCCTCGAGCTGCACCTCGGCTGGATCGCGGCGCAGGGCTGGGACGTCACCGAGGCGGCCAGGGCCGCGGAGGAGTGGACGAAGAACCTGCCGCCCGAGGCGCTGACCGCCGACCCGCGCACCCCCGTGGCGACGCCGGTGTTCGACGGCCTGCAGCCCGAGGAGCTCCAGGGCATGCTCGCCCACACCCTCCCGGGCCCGTCCGGGGAGCGGATGGTCGGCACCGACGGCAAGGCGCAGCTCTTCGACGGCCGCTCCGGCGAGCCGTTCCCGGAGGCGATCTCGGTCGGCTACATGTACATCCTCAAGCTCCACCACCTCGTGGACGACAAGATCCACGCGCGCTCGACGGGTCCGTACTCGATGATCACGCAGCAGCCGCTGGGTGGTAAGGCGCAGTTCGGTGGCCAGCGCTTCGGTGAGATGGAGGTCTGGGCCCTGGAGGCCTACGGCGCCGCCTACGCCCTCCAGGAGCTGTTGACCATCAAGTCCGACGACGTCACCGGCCGCGTGAAGGTCTACGAGGCGATCGTCAAGGGCGAGAACATCCCCGAGCCGGGCATCCCCGAGTCCTTCAAGGTGCTCATCAAGGAGATGCGGTCGCTGTGCCTGAACGTCGAGGCCCTCGACGCCGACGGCAACGCCATCGAGCTCCGGGACGCCGACGACGAGGTCTACCGCGCGGCGGAGGAGCTCGGCATCGACCTGTCCCGCCGTCCTGACGCGAGCAGCGTCGACGAACTCTGA